The Vigna unguiculata cultivar IT97K-499-35 chromosome 6, ASM411807v1, whole genome shotgun sequence genome contains a region encoding:
- the LOC114189040 gene encoding pyruvate decarboxylase 1-like, whose translation MEASGNMINVNNNNTCNNKVVCFPTEGGNKRSIGHHIARRLVEIGVKDVFSVPGDFNLGLLDYLVAEADLNLIGCCNELNAGYGADGYARCKGVGACVVTFNVGGLSILNAIAGAYSEDLPVICIVGAPNSNDYGSQRIIHHSIGLSDFSEELRCFQPVTCHQAVVNNLEDAHELIDTAIATALRESKPVYISIASNLVSIPHHSFTDDPVPFYLTPKLTDESCLEIAVEATSQFLNKAVKPVMVGGPKLRMAKASDAFMRMVDASGYPFAVLPSAKGMVEEHHPNFIGTYWGQISTPFCAEILHSADAYLFAGPVFNDVITLGFSIPVQKEKAIVVLPNRVMIPNGPTIGCVSMKSFFEALATRLKRNTTAFDNYKRIHVRNGLPSNPNPKEKLRVNVLFMHIQNMLSRDTAVIAETGDTWFTCQKLKLPQGCGYECQMQYGSIGWSVGASLGYAQAAPHKRVIACVGDGSFQMTVQEVSTMLRCGQNCIIFLINNGGYCTETEIHDGPYNVIKNWDYAGLVEKIDNGEGKCWTTKVHCEEELTEAIKTAMERKKSCLCFIEVIVESNDTSKELIVLGTRLSAFNGRPPKDN comes from the exons ATGGAGGCCAGTGGCAACATGATAAACgtgaacaacaacaacacatgcAATAACAAGGTTGTCTGTTTTCCGACGGAGGGAGGCAACAAACGCAGCATCGGGCACCACATTGCACGGCGTCTGGTTGAGATTGGTGTGAAGGATGTTTTCAGTGTTCCTGGAGACTTCAACCTTGGGCTTCTGGATTATTTGGTAGCTGAAGCTGACCTTAACCTGATAGGGTGCTGCAACGAGCTCAACGCTGGGTATGGTGCTGATGGGTACGCCAGATGCAAAGGTGTGGGTGCATGTGTGGTTACCTTCAATGTGGGTGGCCTCAGCATTCTCAACGCCATTGCCGGTGCTTACAGCGAGGATCTTCCGGTTATATGCATTGTTGGAGCTCCCAATTCCAACGACTATGGCAGCCAAAGGATTATTCACCACTCCATTGGCTTGTCAGATTTCAGTGAAGAGCTACGTTGCTTTCAGCCTGTCACTTGTCACCAG GCTGTAGTAAACAACTTGGAGGATGCACATGAACTCATTGACACTGCCATTGCAACAGCTTTGAGGGAAAGCAAGCCTGTGTATATCAGCATAGCCAGTAACTTGGTTAGCATCCCTCACCATTCCTTCACTGATGACCCTGTCCCCTTTTATCTGACTCCAAAATTGACCGATGAAAGCTGTTTGGAAATTGCGGTGGAAGCCACATCACAGTTCTTGAACAAGGCAGTGAAACCAGTGATGGTGGGAGGGCCAAAGTTGCGGATGGCAAAGGCCAGTGATGCTTTCATGAGAATGGTAGATGCTTCGGGTTATCCCTTCGCAGTGTTGCCTTCAGCAAAAGGGATGGTGGAAGAACATCATCCCAACTTCATTGGAACTTACTGGGGACAAATTAGCACTCCCTTTTGTGCAgaaattctgcattctgcagaTGCCTACCTTTTTGCTGGTCCAGTATTCAATGATGTTATCACTTTAGGGTTCTCAATACCCGTTCAAAAGGAGAAAGCAATTGTAGTGTTGCCTAATCGGGTAATGATCCCAAATGGACCTACCATCGGGTGTGTTTCAATGAAGAGCTTCTTCGAAGCACTTGCAACACGCCTTAAACGCAACACAACTGCTTTTGACAACTACAAAAGAATACACGTCCGAAATGGCCTTCCCAGTAACCCTAACCCAAAGGAAAAGTTAAGGGTCAATGTTTTGTTCATGCACATACAGAACATGTTGTCTCGTGACACTGCTGTGATTGCTGAAACAGGAGACACTTGGTTCACATGTCAGAAGCTGAAACTACCACAAGGCTGCGG GTACGAGTGTCAGATGCAGTACGGATCAATAGGTTGGTCAGTTGGTGCAAGTCTTGGTTATGCGCAGGCTGCTCCACACAAGAGAGTCATTGCTTGTGTTGGTGATGGTAGCTTCCAG ATGACAGTGCAGGAAGTGTCAACAATGTTACGGTGTGGACAAAATTGCATAATCTTTCTGATCAACAATGGCGGATACTGTACAGAGACAGAAATCCATGATGGACCTTACAATGTGATAAAAAACTGGGACTATGCTGGACTGGTGGAGAAAATAGACAATGGTGAAGGCAAGTGCTGGACTACCAAG GTGCACTGTGAGGAGGAGCTAACAGAAGCAATAAAGACAGCAATGGAGAGAAAAAAGAGTTGCCTATGCTTCATTGAAGTGATAGTTGAGAGCAATGATACAAGCAAGGAATTGATTGTGTTGGGAACCAGGCTTTCGGCTTTTAATGGTCGACCACCTAAGGATAATTAA